From a region of the Chromatiales bacterium genome:
- a CDS encoding ABC transporter ATP-binding protein/permease — MFTSYVRRIVAPENSHNDWSNLRCITPYIWQYRGRVVLALVSLVFAKLAVIGVPLVLKEIVDRLDASDTQLVVVPIALLLGYGGLRALTSLFNELRDIIFARVRYRAMRQLSTQVLHHLHELSLRFHLTRETGAIFRDLERGTQSIATILNYMVFHILPVIVEFVLVAIYLFSLYEPWFGGVVFTTVGMYIVFTVLLTNWRMQFRYKMNELDSQANGLAVDSVINYETVKYFNKEAFECSRYAGLLKDWEQFAVQSQTTMSLLNFGQGLIIAIGVSIVMLFAAHGVLDNNLSLGDLILINTMMLQLFMPLSTLGIVYRAVRYALADMDMILKLLGREQEIKDSVGAIAVSENAKTKDIVFNNISFAYYPQRTILKDVSFVVPAGAKVAIVGPSGSGKSTLVRLLFRFYDVTSGHILVGGRDVRDYKQQSLRSVIGIVPQDTVLFNRSLYTNIAYGSPHKVGREDVVEISRQVGLHDFITALPQGYDTVVGERGLKLSGGERQKIAIARALLKKPMILVFDEATSNLDTHSEKVILKLLDEIALGITTLVIAHRLSTVVSADKILVMSKACIVERGTHQALLDQGGLYASLWQTQQKYKSDVGIPLELKEPADSDIR, encoded by the coding sequence ATGTTCACCTCTTATGTGCGGCGTATTGTGGCACCTGAAAATAGCCACAACGACTGGTCTAACCTGAGGTGTATCACACCGTATATTTGGCAATATCGCGGTCGTGTCGTGCTTGCTTTAGTCAGCCTAGTGTTCGCCAAATTGGCGGTGATAGGCGTACCGTTGGTGTTAAAGGAAATTGTTGATAGGCTTGATGCATCAGATACGCAGTTGGTGGTGGTACCAATTGCTCTGTTACTCGGTTACGGAGGATTGCGGGCATTAACCAGTTTATTTAACGAGTTGCGAGATATTATCTTTGCGCGAGTGCGTTATCGCGCAATGCGCCAGCTGTCCACTCAAGTGCTACACCACTTACACGAACTGTCGCTACGATTTCATTTGACGCGCGAAACTGGGGCGATATTCAGAGACTTAGAGCGCGGCACACAGAGTATTGCTACGATACTGAATTATATGGTATTCCATATTTTGCCGGTTATCGTTGAATTTGTGCTGGTTGCGATTTACTTGTTTAGCTTGTACGAGCCGTGGTTCGGTGGTGTGGTTTTTACAACGGTCGGCATGTATATAGTATTCACTGTATTATTGACTAATTGGCGCATGCAATTTCGCTATAAGATGAACGAGCTTGACTCACAAGCCAATGGGCTTGCGGTAGACAGCGTCATCAACTATGAAACTGTTAAGTATTTTAATAAAGAGGCATTTGAATGTAGCCGCTACGCTGGCTTATTAAAGGATTGGGAACAGTTTGCAGTGCAAAGCCAAACAACTATGTCTTTGTTGAACTTCGGTCAAGGTCTTATTATCGCAATTGGCGTTAGCATCGTAATGCTATTTGCCGCACACGGTGTGCTAGACAACAATTTGAGTTTGGGTGATTTGATACTGATTAATACTATGATGCTGCAATTATTCATGCCGTTAAGCACACTGGGTATAGTCTATAGAGCGGTCCGTTATGCACTTGCCGATATGGATATGATACTGAAGTTGCTTGGACGTGAACAAGAGATCAAAGATAGCGTAGGGGCTATAGCAGTTTCTGAAAACGCTAAAACCAAAGATATTGTGTTCAATAATATTAGTTTTGCCTACTACCCGCAACGAACGATATTAAAAGATGTGTCTTTTGTCGTGCCAGCCGGAGCTAAAGTCGCAATCGTGGGACCTTCAGGATCTGGGAAATCTACCCTAGTTCGTCTGTTGTTTCGTTTTTACGATGTCACTAGCGGACACATTTTAGTAGGCGGCAGAGATGTACGCGACTATAAACAACAAAGCCTCAGATCTGTCATCGGCATCGTCCCGCAGGACACTGTGTTATTCAATCGTAGCCTCTACACTAATATTGCTTATGGTAGCCCTCACAAAGTAGGTCGAGAAGATGTTGTTGAAATTTCCCGGCAGGTCGGGTTGCATGATTTTATTACCGCCCTGCCACAAGGGTACGATACAGTAGTCGGCGAGCGAGGGCTGAAATTATCTGGCGGTGAGCGGCAAAAAATTGCTATTGCTAGAGCATTGTTAAAGAAACCTATGATACTGGTGTTTGATGAAGCAACTTCTAATCTAGATACTCATTCGGAAAAAGTTATACTCAAGTTATTGGATGAAATCGCACTCGGAATAACAACACTGGTTATTGCACACCGCTTGTCGACGGTGGTGAGTGCCGATAAAATTCTAGTGATGAGCAAAGCCTGCATAGTGGAACGTGGGACCCATCAAGCGTTACTTGACCAGGGTGGTTTATATGCATCGTTATGGCAAACTCAGCAAAAATACAAATCCGATGTAGGTATACCGCTTGAGCTAAAAGAACCTGCCGATAGTGACATCCGATAA
- a CDS encoding glycosyltransferase family 2 protein yields MNRSQAIVASLNAVLQQKLQPDCLIVVDDGSTDNTADVVRSWKDNSSPTFNMQLIEHVHNKGAAEARNSALQQAANRYAYIYFLDSDDIPPPNFLEKTVPTLASNPDAVAVSSDRIIKHISDGKTIKYRQKKISKNPWLWFLTMGAGIASCTVFRSEVIYKLGGYNETLPTGHDVELFMRIADSGKWLHIGDCPVTFHRLESRLSDRYHHRYIMWCLIFENSTLISTALKHIPLKEYRRILAHRWRRAGLIMHENGYHREAEDCLRRSLAWSLSNKAIIDLLWFYHKQSLRFFLRKLRLARH; encoded by the coding sequence ATGAATAGATCGCAAGCGATTGTCGCATCACTAAATGCAGTGCTTCAACAAAAACTGCAACCTGATTGTCTGATAGTCGTGGACGATGGTTCAACCGACAATACAGCAGATGTCGTTCGCTCGTGGAAGGATAATTCATCCCCGACTTTTAATATGCAACTAATAGAACATGTTCACAACAAAGGAGCAGCTGAGGCGAGAAATAGTGCCTTGCAACAGGCCGCAAATAGATACGCATACATTTACTTTTTGGACTCCGACGATATTCCGCCGCCGAACTTTCTTGAGAAAACAGTGCCTACACTAGCCAGCAACCCTGATGCGGTTGCCGTCAGCAGCGACCGTATTATCAAGCATATATCCGATGGTAAAACCATCAAATATAGGCAAAAGAAAATATCTAAAAATCCCTGGTTATGGTTCCTCACTATGGGGGCAGGCATCGCTTCGTGCACTGTGTTTCGTAGCGAAGTGATATACAAACTCGGCGGCTATAACGAAACATTGCCGACCGGCCACGATGTTGAATTGTTCATGCGTATTGCCGATTCAGGAAAGTGGCTCCATATCGGTGATTGTCCGGTTACTTTCCACAGATTAGAATCACGACTGTCCGACCGCTATCACCACAGATATATAATGTGGTGTTTGATATTCGAAAATAGTACTTTAATATCAACCGCACTTAAACATATACCGCTTAAGGAATATCGTAGAATATTGGCGCACCGGTGGCGGCGCGCCGGGCTAATTATGCACGAGAACGGCTATCATAGAGAAGCGGAGGATTGCCTGCGTCGTTCATTGGCGTGGAGTTTGTCCAATAAAGCGATTATCGATTTACTCTGGTTTTATCATAAACAGAGCCTGCGCTTTTTTTTAAGAAAGCTGCGCCTCGCTAGACATTAA